The Candidatus Microthrix subdominans genome includes a region encoding these proteins:
- a CDS encoding S-adenosylmethionine:tRNA ribosyltransferase-isomerase, whose amino-acid sequence MRLSEFEYQLPVEAIAQEPVEPRDAARLLIDRGPDRPPEHSRVAGLPAEVGPGDVVVVNTTRVRPARLAVRRATGGAGEVLLLSPLDGSTIRWEALVRPSAKLKPGDVLRPQVRTDAAGPDTGGPDAAGPDDFHVRLEAYDGEGRWVVELGIDGAADGRTLDGRNLDDAADAALEEYGVMPLPPYLDDRPRDPERYQTVFADRPGSAAAPTAGLHLTREVLDAVVEAGAQVVSVDLEVGLGTFRPMTADRVEDHAMHGERYRIAPDAWAAIRAAHDPATPGSVLAVGTTTLRALESAARSGDLAATTKLFLHRGAEFLVVDRLMTNFHLPRSSLLVLIDAFIGPRWRQLYDRALAEGYRFLSFGDATLLDRRSQPLDPLEDPR is encoded by the coding sequence GTGCGGTTGAGCGAGTTCGAGTACCAGCTGCCCGTCGAGGCCATCGCCCAGGAGCCAGTCGAGCCCCGCGACGCTGCCCGTCTGCTGATCGACCGAGGCCCCGACCGGCCGCCGGAGCACTCCCGGGTGGCCGGCTTGCCCGCCGAGGTGGGGCCGGGCGACGTCGTCGTCGTCAACACCACCCGGGTGCGCCCGGCGCGCCTGGCGGTCCGACGCGCCACCGGCGGTGCCGGGGAGGTGTTGTTGCTGTCGCCACTCGACGGTTCGACCATCCGTTGGGAGGCCCTGGTGAGACCGTCGGCCAAGCTGAAGCCGGGCGATGTGCTGCGTCCACAGGTCCGGACCGACGCAGCTGGACCCGACACGGGTGGTCCCGACGCAGCCGGACCCGACGATTTTCACGTGCGCCTGGAGGCCTACGACGGCGAGGGCCGTTGGGTGGTCGAGCTCGGCATCGACGGCGCGGCCGACGGCCGGACCCTCGACGGCCGGAACCTGGACGACGCGGCCGATGCGGCCCTCGAGGAGTACGGCGTCATGCCGCTGCCCCCGTACCTGGACGACCGGCCCCGCGATCCGGAGCGCTACCAGACCGTGTTCGCCGACCGGCCCGGGTCGGCGGCGGCGCCAACCGCCGGGCTGCACCTGACCCGGGAGGTGCTCGATGCGGTCGTCGAGGCCGGGGCCCAGGTGGTCAGCGTCGACCTCGAGGTGGGCCTGGGCACGTTCCGGCCGATGACGGCCGACCGCGTCGAAGATCACGCCATGCACGGCGAGCGCTACCGGATCGCCCCCGACGCCTGGGCGGCCATCCGCGCTGCGCACGACCCGGCGACGCCCGGATCGGTGCTGGCGGTCGGCACGACCACCCTGCGGGCGCTCGAATCGGCGGCCCGCAGCGGCGACCTCGCCGCCACCACCAAGCTCTTCTTGCACCGCGGCGCCGAGTTTCTGGTCGTCGACCGGCTGATGACCAACTTTCACCTGCCCCGGTCCAGCCTGCTGGTGCTGATCGACGCGTTCATCGGTCCCCGTTGGCGCCAGCTGTACGACCGGGCACTCGCCGAGGGCTACCGGTTCCTGTCGTTCGGGGATGCCACGCTGCTCGATCGACGCTCGCAGCCCCTCGACCCGTTAGAGGACCCCCGATGA
- a CDS encoding NAD(P)/FAD-dependent oxidoreductase, giving the protein MDDTRPTLDPAAAELIGTDPGEVVVIGAGPAGLTAAFQLHKYGIASTILEESDQVGGISRTEVRDGWRFDIGGHRFFTKVPEVEALWHEILPDEDFMMRPRKSRIFYDGKFYDYPLRATNALRNLGIIEAIRCVLSYIWVRIRPPKDQTNFEGWVAARFGWRLYGTFFKAYTEKVWGVPADQIEADWAAQRIKNLSLFSAVVNALLPNRNQKDIASLIEEFQYPKYGPGMMWEVCRDHVVADGSTMHYETEVTGIRHADGVATHVIATHPNGTTEEHEADHVVSSMPISALLAGMDPPVPDHVMAAANGLSYRDFITVALVVPESKVDWNDNWIYIHDPAVATMRIQNFGSWSPYLVKDGSNVLGLEYTVFETDHAWTAPDDELIEQGKRELVYLGLIEPGDVEGGYVVRQKKAYPTYDETYKANVDVLRNWLDTHTANVHPIGRNGMFRYNNQDHSMYTAMLTAENIATGSTHDVWTVNVEEEYHEEGPAEKPSFASKPSTGRDAPIIPSTAPRIER; this is encoded by the coding sequence ATGGACGACACCCGCCCCACCCTCGATCCCGCCGCTGCCGAGCTGATCGGCACCGATCCCGGCGAGGTGGTCGTGATCGGCGCCGGCCCGGCCGGCCTCACCGCCGCCTTCCAGCTGCACAAGTACGGCATTGCCTCGACGATCCTCGAGGAGTCCGACCAGGTCGGTGGCATCTCCCGCACCGAGGTGCGCGACGGCTGGCGCTTCGATATCGGCGGTCACCGCTTCTTCACCAAGGTGCCCGAGGTCGAAGCGCTGTGGCACGAGATCCTGCCCGACGAGGACTTCATGATGCGGCCCCGCAAGAGCCGCATCTTCTATGACGGCAAGTTCTACGACTACCCCCTGCGGGCCACCAACGCCCTGCGCAACCTGGGCATCATCGAGGCGATCCGCTGCGTGCTCAGCTACATCTGGGTGCGCATCCGTCCGCCGAAGGATCAGACCAACTTCGAGGGCTGGGTGGCCGCCCGCTTCGGGTGGCGCCTCTACGGCACGTTCTTCAAGGCCTACACCGAGAAGGTGTGGGGCGTTCCCGCCGACCAGATCGAGGCGGACTGGGCCGCCCAGCGCATCAAGAACCTGTCGCTGTTCAGCGCCGTGGTCAATGCTCTCTTGCCCAATCGAAATCAGAAGGACATCGCTTCGCTGATCGAGGAGTTTCAGTACCCCAAGTACGGGCCCGGCATGATGTGGGAGGTGTGTCGCGACCACGTGGTCGCCGACGGCTCGACGATGCACTACGAGACCGAGGTGACCGGCATCCGCCACGCCGACGGCGTCGCCACCCATGTGATCGCCACCCACCCCAACGGCACGACCGAGGAGCACGAGGCCGACCACGTCGTGTCGTCGATGCCGATCTCGGCGCTGCTCGCCGGCATGGACCCGCCGGTGCCCGACCACGTGATGGCGGCGGCCAACGGCCTCAGCTACCGGGACTTCATCACGGTGGCCCTCGTCGTTCCCGAGTCCAAGGTGGACTGGAACGACAACTGGATCTACATCCACGATCCGGCGGTCGCCACGATGCGAATCCAGAACTTCGGTTCCTGGTCCCCGTACCTGGTCAAGGACGGCAGCAACGTGCTCGGTCTCGAATACACCGTGTTCGAGACCGACCACGCCTGGACTGCCCCGGACGACGAGTTGATCGAGCAGGGCAAGCGCGAGTTGGTGTACCTGGGCCTGATCGAGCCCGGCGACGTCGAAGGCGGCTACGTCGTTCGCCAGAAGAAGGCGTATCCGACCTACGACGAGACCTACAAGGCCAACGTCGACGTGCTGCGGAATTGGCTGGACACCCATACCGCCAACGTGCACCCGATCGGCCGCAACGGCATGTTCCGGTACAACAACCAGGACCACTCGATGTACACGGCGATGCTGACCGCCGAGAACATCGCCACCGGCTCCACCCATGATGTGTGGACGGTGAACGTCGAGGAGGAGTACCACGAGGAGGGCCCGGCCGAGAAGCCGAGCTTTGCGTCGAAGCCGTCGACCGGCCGGGACGCGCCGATCATCCCCTCGACCGCACCCCGCATCGAGCGCTGA
- a CDS encoding response regulator transcription factor, with protein sequence MAHELHPVRVLVIDDHELTRSGVVAELKADARLEVVGAFGSIRTVPLPATEPANTDVVIVDLSLPNEAAGIQAVERVVPWGIPVVVCTMFATSMIRDQAKAAGASAFVSKRSAALQLIDAVLSAHHGVYFEAGIEFLDDHAQLSPAEIEVARRVAQGMASPEIARDLNRPKRSVDGLITSAQRKLGLDGRTRSSLAAWAVRAGLVPEE encoded by the coding sequence ATGGCTCACGAACTGCATCCGGTGCGGGTGCTGGTGATCGACGACCACGAACTCACCCGAAGTGGTGTGGTCGCGGAGCTGAAGGCTGATGCCCGCCTCGAGGTGGTCGGCGCGTTCGGCTCGATCCGCACCGTGCCGCTGCCGGCGACGGAACCGGCCAACACCGACGTCGTGATCGTCGACCTGTCGTTGCCAAACGAGGCCGCCGGCATACAGGCGGTCGAACGGGTGGTGCCCTGGGGCATCCCGGTGGTGGTCTGCACGATGTTCGCCACATCGATGATCCGCGACCAGGCCAAGGCGGCCGGGGCCAGCGCCTTCGTGTCCAAGCGGTCGGCGGCCCTGCAGTTGATCGATGCCGTGCTGTCGGCCCATCACGGTGTCTATTTCGAGGCGGGCATCGAGTTTCTCGACGATCATGCGCAGCTGTCACCCGCCGAGATCGAGGTAGCCCGGCGGGTGGCGCAGGGCATGGCCAGCCCAGAGATCGCCCGCGACCTGAACCGCCCCAAACGAAGCGTCGACGGGTTGATCACTTCGGCGCAGCGCAAGCTGGGGCTCGACGGTCGCACCCGCAGTTCCCTGGCGGCGTGGGCGGTCCGCGCCGGCCTGGTCCCGGAGGAGTGA
- the ruvB gene encoding Holliday junction branch migration DNA helicase RuvB codes for MARDELIEPRATEADHPLEPPPDGAPGSEDGETAEPGLRPRTLAEFVGQRELKERLRIILEAARRRGAAADHLLFAGPPGLGKTTLAGIVATEVGSTMQVTSGPALERAGDLAAILTKIGDGDVLFIDEIHRLPRAVEEVLYPAIEDFQLDIVLGKGPAARSIRLDLPEFTLVGATTRTGLITGPLRDRFGLVARLDYYESADLQSIVERTATIIEAPLSTEGAREIARRSRGTPRIANRLLRRVQDYADVEADGNIDADVAQRGLAVFGIDNLGLDKVDRAILDSIVRRFAGGPVGLSTLAIAVAEPTETVEDVHEPFLIQQGLLMRTPRGRVATPAAWKHLGLPVPDAPTPSATLFDNDG; via the coding sequence ATGGCCCGCGACGAGCTGATCGAACCCCGGGCGACCGAGGCCGACCATCCCCTGGAACCGCCGCCGGACGGGGCTCCCGGCAGCGAGGACGGCGAAACCGCCGAGCCCGGGCTGCGGCCCCGCACGCTGGCCGAGTTCGTCGGCCAGCGCGAGCTGAAGGAACGCCTGCGCATCATCTTGGAGGCGGCTCGTCGGCGCGGCGCCGCAGCCGACCACCTGCTGTTCGCTGGGCCGCCCGGCCTGGGCAAAACCACGTTGGCCGGCATCGTCGCAACCGAGGTGGGCTCGACCATGCAGGTCACCAGCGGTCCGGCGTTGGAGCGGGCCGGGGACCTGGCGGCCATCCTCACCAAGATCGGCGACGGCGATGTGTTGTTCATCGACGAGATCCACCGGCTGCCCCGGGCGGTCGAAGAGGTGCTGTACCCGGCGATCGAGGATTTCCAGCTCGACATCGTGTTGGGCAAGGGGCCGGCGGCCCGGTCGATCCGGCTGGATCTGCCCGAGTTCACCCTGGTCGGCGCGACCACGCGCACCGGGCTGATCACCGGACCGCTGCGCGATCGCTTCGGGCTGGTCGCCCGCCTCGACTACTACGAGAGCGCCGACCTCCAGTCGATCGTCGAGCGCACCGCCACGATCATCGAGGCGCCGCTGAGCACCGAGGGCGCCCGCGAGATCGCTCGGCGGTCCCGGGGCACGCCCCGCATTGCCAACCGGCTGCTGCGCCGCGTGCAGGACTACGCCGACGTCGAGGCCGACGGCAACATCGACGCCGACGTGGCCCAGCGAGGGTTGGCGGTGTTCGGCATCGACAACCTGGGGCTCGACAAGGTGGACCGGGCGATCCTCGACTCGATCGTTCGGCGCTTCGCCGGTGGGCCGGTCGGGTTGTCGACCCTGGCGATCGCGGTGGCCGAGCCAACCGAGACGGTGGAGGACGTTCACGAACCGTTCCTCATCCAACAGGGCCTGTTGATGCGCACGCCCCGAGGCAGGGTGGCCACCCCGGCGGCCTGGAAGCACCTGGGCCTTCCGGTGCCGGACGCGCCGACGCCCAGCGCCACCTTGTTCGACAACGACGGCTGA
- the ruvA gene encoding Holliday junction branch migration protein RuvA, whose amino-acid sequence MIGSLRGTLLARHGAELTIEVAGIGYRCAASPGLVAAGGELGDELFCWVHHHLREDAQTLYAFATEDERELFEVLIGAHGVGPALAMAILGVHSPGELARAVAADDLAALCLVPGVGKKTAARLLIELKSRLDVGSFDVGTVPGGDADGGASGEPVASAKADVRSALGELGYSADEANRAVAALPAGDNPAELLRAALAHLAGD is encoded by the coding sequence ATGATCGGGTCGCTGCGCGGCACGCTGCTGGCCCGCCATGGCGCCGAGCTGACGATCGAGGTTGCCGGTATCGGTTATCGCTGTGCGGCGTCACCGGGGCTGGTCGCCGCCGGGGGCGAGCTGGGCGACGAGCTGTTCTGCTGGGTGCACCACCACCTGCGCGAGGACGCACAGACGCTGTACGCCTTTGCCACCGAGGACGAGCGGGAGCTGTTCGAGGTGCTGATCGGCGCCCACGGCGTGGGCCCGGCGCTGGCGATGGCCATCCTCGGGGTGCACTCCCCGGGCGAGCTGGCGCGGGCGGTGGCCGCCGACGACCTGGCCGCCCTGTGCCTGGTTCCCGGCGTCGGTAAGAAGACGGCGGCGCGGCTGCTGATCGAACTGAAGAGCCGACTCGATGTCGGCAGCTTCGACGTTGGGACGGTGCCCGGCGGCGACGCCGACGGCGGCGCCTCCGGTGAGCCTGTGGCGAGCGCCAAAGCCGATGTGCGATCGGCGCTGGGGGAGTTGGGGTACTCCGCCGACGAGGCCAACCGCGCCGTCGCCGCCCTGCCCGCCGGCGACAACCCGGCGGAGCTGTTGCGCGCCGCCCTCGCCCATCTGGCTGGAGACTGA
- a CDS encoding crossover junction endodeoxyribonuclease RuvC: MDPGLSRCGYCCLDTDGRTHRTVALGVLTTPPSAPVPERLAELAGDIRALFDELRPQAVAVERVLFQVNVRTAISVGQASGLVLAEAAGRGCDVVEYSPNQVKGAVAGHGSADKDEVATMVQWLLGLSKPPHPADAADAAAIALCHVAIAGVGTTGRRASSSATSVRAGR, from the coding sequence ATCGATCCGGGCTTGTCCCGATGCGGGTACTGCTGTTTGGATACCGATGGCCGCACCCATCGCACGGTGGCGCTCGGGGTGTTGACCACGCCGCCGTCGGCGCCGGTGCCCGAGCGGCTGGCCGAGCTGGCCGGCGACATTCGGGCGTTGTTCGACGAGCTTCGACCCCAGGCGGTTGCGGTTGAACGGGTGCTGTTTCAGGTCAACGTGCGCACCGCCATCTCGGTCGGCCAGGCCAGCGGGCTCGTCTTGGCCGAGGCGGCCGGGCGGGGCTGCGACGTCGTCGAGTACTCGCCGAACCAGGTGAAGGGTGCGGTCGCAGGACACGGTTCCGCCGACAAGGACGAGGTGGCCACGATGGTGCAGTGGCTGTTGGGGCTGAGCAAACCGCCACACCCCGCCGATGCCGCCGACGCAGCGGCGATCGCGTTGTGTCATGTGGCGATCGCCGGCGTCGGCACCACCGGACGCCGCGCGTCGAGCAGCGCCACCAGCGTCCGGGCCGGCCGATGA
- a CDS encoding Asp23/Gls24 family envelope stress response protein, whose amino-acid sequence MIDQTSTATSPPTDDGVGGDVDGAPSSEHGSQNALTGADPGASTSIEVRPESALHTDKGTTTIAEGVVAKIVGMAAREVAGIHSMGSGSGRAMGAVKDLLPGSSSSVTEGVSVEVGATQAAADLSLVTIYGAAIQDVAQAVRDNVIRRVQEMTGLEVVEVNISVTDVNVPSDGVQAGSDGQAQPGAHQRVQ is encoded by the coding sequence ATGATCGACCAGACGTCCACCGCCACTTCGCCGCCCACCGATGACGGTGTTGGAGGTGACGTGGACGGTGCCCCGAGCTCCGAACATGGCTCGCAGAACGCTCTCACGGGCGCGGACCCCGGCGCTTCGACATCGATCGAGGTGCGCCCCGAATCGGCGCTGCACACCGATAAGGGCACCACGACGATCGCCGAGGGGGTCGTCGCCAAAATCGTGGGCATGGCCGCTCGCGAGGTGGCGGGCATCCACTCGATGGGTTCCGGGTCGGGCCGAGCGATGGGGGCGGTCAAAGACCTGCTGCCCGGCAGCTCGTCCAGCGTGACCGAGGGCGTCTCGGTCGAGGTCGGCGCCACCCAGGCGGCTGCCGACCTCAGCCTCGTCACCATCTACGGGGCTGCGATCCAGGACGTCGCCCAAGCGGTTCGTGACAACGTCATCCGCCGGGTGCAGGAGATGACCGGGCTCGAGGTGGTCGAGGTGAACATCTCGGTCACCGACGTCAACGTGCCGAGCGACGGTGTCCAGGCCGGCTCCGACGGTCAGGCCCAACCGGGTGCGCACCAGCGGGTGCAGTAG
- a CDS encoding J domain-containing protein, which yields MSPNGPADGPPPAAPETVLGVPPGATEREIDLAWRAYVKRHHPDRGGDAEAFLLGRSARETLLSSIGPASCTPRSASPVLGAPSRRRLRVRRLRRSLATMFPSLAPPPSRVD from the coding sequence ATGAGCCCCAACGGTCCCGCAGACGGGCCGCCACCCGCCGCTCCCGAGACCGTCCTGGGGGTCCCTCCGGGTGCGACCGAACGAGAGATCGACCTCGCGTGGCGCGCCTACGTGAAGCGTCACCACCCCGACCGGGGCGGCGACGCCGAGGCGTTCCTGCTCGGACGTTCCGCCAGGGAAACCTTGCTGTCGTCGATCGGCCCCGCATCTTGCACCCCCAGGAGTGCGAGTCCGGTCCTGGGCGCCCCGTCGCGACGACGGCTGAGGGTGCGGCGCCTGCGCCGGTCGTTGGCCACGATGTTCCCGTCCCTGGCGCCTCCACCTTCGCGGGTCGACTGA
- a CDS encoding Asp23/Gls24 family envelope stress response protein, translated as MSDVVRLAFPGSIDGRLDVSFEVIAKLATGLALTVDGVAQPAQRSGLRRLAGSADAPVTSAVTREGGGVRITLRVDASWGTPLGELADRLRRTVSDGVNASLGTTLDPEAVWVRFDALRVEDTDGALL; from the coding sequence ATGAGCGACGTCGTGCGCCTCGCCTTCCCCGGATCGATCGACGGCCGCCTCGACGTGTCCTTCGAGGTGATCGCCAAGTTGGCGACAGGGTTGGCCCTCACCGTCGACGGCGTGGCGCAGCCTGCCCAACGAAGCGGCCTGCGACGCCTGGCCGGGTCGGCCGACGCCCCCGTGACCAGCGCGGTGACCCGGGAAGGCGGCGGGGTTCGGATCACCCTGCGGGTCGATGCCAGCTGGGGCACCCCCCTGGGCGAGCTGGCCGACAGGCTCCGACGAACGGTGTCCGACGGCGTCAACGCCTCGCTGGGAACGACCCTCGACCCCGAGGCGGTCTGGGTTCGCTTCGATGCCCTCCGGGTCGAGGACACCGACGGGGCGCTGCTGTGA
- a CDS encoding YebC/PmpR family DNA-binding transcriptional regulator, whose amino-acid sequence MSGHSKWATIKHKKGAADAKRGKLFAKLIRQLEIAARGGGGDLDSNPTLRTMYQKARDASVPVDTIDRAIQRGTGDLEGVTYEEVTYEGYGPHGVAIFLDGSTDNRNRTGAEIRAIFSKAGGSLAEPGAVAWQFERKGMILVPAEVTEDELMLTAIEAGAEDIVPGDGAWVVTTDPHELMAVRDGLVEAGIATTSAELTMIPINLVELATAGEARGVLALIDALEDHDDVADTYANVDVPDDVAAELSAE is encoded by the coding sequence ATGTCGGGTCACTCCAAATGGGCGACGATCAAGCACAAGAAGGGCGCCGCCGACGCCAAGCGCGGCAAGCTCTTCGCCAAGCTCATCCGCCAGTTGGAGATCGCCGCCCGGGGAGGGGGCGGCGACCTGGACTCCAACCCCACGCTGCGCACGATGTACCAGAAGGCCCGGGACGCCTCGGTGCCGGTCGACACGATCGACCGTGCCATCCAACGGGGTACCGGCGATCTGGAAGGGGTCACCTACGAGGAGGTCACCTACGAGGGGTACGGCCCCCACGGCGTGGCCATCTTCCTCGACGGCTCGACCGACAACCGCAACCGCACCGGCGCCGAGATCCGCGCGATCTTCTCCAAGGCGGGCGGGTCGCTGGCCGAGCCGGGCGCCGTCGCCTGGCAGTTCGAGCGCAAGGGCATGATCCTCGTGCCCGCCGAGGTGACCGAGGACGAGCTGATGCTGACCGCCATCGAGGCCGGCGCCGAGGACATCGTCCCCGGTGACGGGGCCTGGGTGGTCACCACCGACCCGCACGAGCTGATGGCGGTGCGCGACGGGCTGGTCGAGGCGGGCATCGCCACCACGTCGGCCGAGCTGACGATGATCCCGATCAACCTGGTCGAGCTGGCCACCGCCGGCGAGGCGCGGGGCGTGCTGGCGCTGATCGATGCGCTGGAGGACCACGACGATGTGGCCGACACCTACGCCAACGTCGATGTGCCCGACGACGTCGCCGCCGAGCTTTCGGCCGAGTGA
- the pdxT gene encoding pyridoxal 5'-phosphate synthase glutaminase subunit PdxT: MGGARPTIGVLALQGAFRAHRLVIEGLGAPVREVRTAAALDDVDALIIPGGESTTMSQLLDSSGLRAPLAARLADGMAVLGTCAGAILLASDIRDGREDQASFQSIDVTVRRNAYGRQLASFEADLEVADGAELPAAIHAVFIRAPRIERVGADVRVLAALGSEPVAVASGRAWATTFHPELSDDTRFHRAWLETVAGGAPMLG, encoded by the coding sequence CTGGGCGGAGCCCGGCCGACGATTGGTGTGCTGGCGCTTCAGGGCGCCTTCCGGGCGCACCGGCTGGTGATCGAAGGCCTGGGCGCGCCGGTACGCGAGGTGCGCACCGCAGCGGCGCTCGACGACGTCGACGCGCTGATCATCCCCGGCGGGGAGTCGACCACGATGTCCCAGCTGTTGGACAGCAGCGGCCTGCGGGCGCCTCTGGCGGCGCGGCTCGCCGATGGCATGGCGGTGCTGGGCACCTGCGCAGGCGCCATCCTGCTCGCCTCCGACATCCGGGACGGCCGCGAGGACCAGGCGAGTTTTCAGTCGATCGATGTGACCGTACGGCGCAACGCCTACGGCCGCCAGCTGGCCAGCTTCGAAGCCGATCTGGAGGTGGCCGACGGCGCCGAACTGCCGGCCGCCATCCACGCCGTCTTCATCCGCGCGCCCCGCATCGAGCGGGTGGGTGCCGACGTGCGGGTGCTCGCCGCCTTGGGGTCCGAACCGGTGGCGGTGGCCTCGGGCCGGGCCTGGGCGACGACGTTCCACCCCGAGCTCAGCGACGACACCCGTTTCCATCGGGCGTGGCTGGAAACGGTCGCCGGTGGTGCCCCTATGCTCGGATAA
- the pdxS gene encoding pyridoxal 5'-phosphate synthase lyase subunit PdxS gives MSDSSANGNADTPSTSATMTVKRGLAEMLKGGVIMDVVDAEQAKVAEDAGAVAVMALERVPADIRRDGGVARMSDPALIEGIQETVSIPVMAKARIGHFAEAQVLQALNVDFVDESEVLTPADEAYHIDKFAFDVPFVCGATNLGEALRRISEGAAMIRSKGEAGTGDIVQAVRHMRAITSAMRAISQADEAELFGWAKDLSAPLPLVQEVARTGWLPVPLFCAGGVATPADAALVMQLGAESVFVGSGIFKSETPSVMAKAIVEAATNYQDPDTVVRVSRGLGDAMRGLDSASQEMSFSERGW, from the coding sequence ATGAGCGACAGTTCCGCCAACGGCAACGCAGACACCCCCTCCACCTCGGCAACGATGACGGTGAAAAGAGGCTTGGCCGAGATGCTGAAGGGTGGCGTCATCATGGACGTCGTCGACGCCGAGCAGGCCAAGGTGGCCGAGGACGCCGGGGCGGTCGCCGTCATGGCGCTCGAGCGGGTCCCGGCCGACATCCGTCGCGACGGTGGCGTCGCCCGCATGTCTGATCCTGCGCTGATCGAGGGCATCCAGGAGACGGTGAGCATCCCGGTGATGGCCAAGGCCCGCATCGGCCACTTCGCCGAGGCCCAGGTGCTGCAGGCGCTCAACGTCGACTTCGTCGACGAGTCCGAAGTGCTGACCCCCGCCGACGAGGCGTACCACATCGACAAGTTCGCTTTCGACGTGCCCTTCGTGTGCGGCGCGACCAACCTGGGCGAGGCACTGCGCCGGATCTCCGAGGGTGCGGCCATGATCCGCTCCAAGGGCGAGGCCGGCACCGGCGATATCGTCCAGGCGGTCCGCCACATGCGTGCGATCACCTCGGCGATGAGGGCGATCTCGCAGGCCGACGAGGCCGAGCTGTTCGGCTGGGCCAAGGACCTGTCGGCGCCGCTGCCGCTCGTGCAGGAGGTCGCCCGCACCGGGTGGCTGCCCGTCCCGCTGTTCTGCGCCGGGGGAGTGGCCACGCCGGCTGATGCCGCCCTGGTGATGCAGCTCGGCGCTGAATCGGTGTTCGTCGGCTCGGGCATCTTCAAGTCCGAGACGCCATCGGTGATGGCCAAGGCCATCGTCGAGGCGGCGACGAACTACCAGGACCCCGACACGGTGGTTCGGGTCAGCCGGGGCCTGGGCGACGCCATGCGCGGACTCGACTCGGCCTCGCAGGAGATGAGCTTCTCCGAGCGGGGCTGGTAG
- a CDS encoding M48 family metalloprotease, with amino-acid sequence MNAESFSTAEPPTDADPDAAAVHAEATRSLRTVPLDLAERRALLEGEVRSVYRSTAAALAVPLILVSLLVGIFVGWMLGLALLVVSIALVVALVAWRRSGAVTAALNALGARRLRAGENPRYANLIEGLAMSSGVAEPRLYVVDDPRANAATVALGDDACVVVTSGLLDAADRMRLEAVLAQQVAHLAGGDAQAATAAHAFRTSVGWRYELDRLLPARREELCDLNALEFTRYPPGLISALELIAEMGPAGSDGDPAVSHLWMAAPDEFQVNNAAQVTIARRLALLNEL; translated from the coding sequence GTGAACGCAGAGTCCTTCAGCACCGCAGAGCCACCCACCGACGCCGATCCCGACGCCGCAGCCGTCCATGCGGAAGCGACCCGCTCGCTGCGGACCGTTCCCTTGGATCTCGCCGAGCGCCGGGCCCTGCTCGAGGGCGAAGTTCGGTCGGTGTACCGGTCGACCGCAGCGGCCTTGGCGGTGCCGCTGATCCTGGTCTCCCTCCTGGTGGGCATCTTCGTCGGTTGGATGCTGGGCCTGGCGCTGTTGGTGGTGAGCATCGCCCTCGTCGTAGCGCTGGTCGCTTGGCGGCGATCCGGCGCGGTGACCGCGGCGCTCAACGCCCTGGGTGCCCGGCGGCTGCGGGCCGGGGAGAATCCCCGCTACGCCAACCTGATCGAGGGGCTGGCGATGTCGTCGGGGGTGGCGGAGCCCCGGCTGTACGTTGTCGACGACCCCCGGGCCAACGCCGCCACGGTGGCGTTGGGCGACGATGCCTGCGTTGTGGTCACCTCCGGGCTGCTCGACGCCGCCGACCGCATGCGTTTGGAGGCGGTCCTCGCCCAGCAGGTGGCTCACCTGGCCGGCGGTGATGCCCAGGCCGCCACCGCAGCCCATGCCTTCCGCACCAGCGTCGGTTGGCGCTACGAGCTCGACCGACTGCTGCCCGCCCGTCGCGAGGAGCTGTGCGACCTCAACGCCCTCGAGTTCACCCGCTACCCGCCGGGCCTGATCTCCGCCCTCGAGCTGATCGCCGAGATGGGCCCGGCCGGCTCCGACGGCGACCCTGCCGTCTCCCACCTGTGGATGGCAGCACCGGACGAGTTCCAGGTCAACAACGCCGCCCAGGTGACGATCGCCCGCCGCCTGGCGCTGCTCAACGAGTTGTAG